The following nucleotide sequence is from uncultured Draconibacterium sp..
AGTACACGGGAGATGTAGAAATGATTTTGAATTAAGAAATAAAGGCACCGATGAGGTGCCTTTTTCGTTTTTGCTATTTATTGTTTGCCTTTTACCGTTAATCGTATAAAAATATACCCCAGAGTTCCGGCAATTAACGACCCAAACAAAATACCCATCTTGGCTGAATCAATTAATACTGTATCTGTATAGGCAAGGTTGTTTATAAACAACGACATGGTAAAACCAAGTCCGCCAAGGAACGAAACTCCCGCCAACTGTTTAAAGTTTACATTTTCGGGTAACTCAGCAATATTGAGTTTTATCGACAGCCACGAAAACGAAAATATCCCGATAAAATTACCAACAACCATACTGATTGCAATATTACTGGATAATGCAAGATTTGTTTCTCCAGAAAACTTAAAAGCTACACCTGCATTGGCAAAGGCAAAAATTGGCATAATTAGGTATGATACCCAGCCGTGCAGGCCGTGTTCGCTATGTTGTAACGGCGATGTTGTGTTTTCGGTAAGTTCTTCCAGTTCCTCAATTGCATGCATTTGTTTACTGGTAAGAACACTTTTCTGCCCTTGTCCCTGGGTTTTACATTCATCCAGAAAATTTTCGAGCAATTGTTTACCTCGTTCATAAAAAGAACGGGTGTCGGTTTTTCTTCGCAGAGGTATGGTTAGTGCCATTAACACGCCGGCAATAGTTGCATGAATTCCTGATTTAAGAAACAGAACCCAAACAATAACTCCGGCAATAAAAAACAAATATTTAGAGTAGGCATTAAAACGAGATAAAACCATTAGCAATGCTACAATGCCAAGCCCAATAAAAATATTTGCCCAGATTAAATTGGTGCTGTAAAAAAACGCAATGACCAAAACAGCCCCAAGGTCGTCGATAATAGCAAAAGCCATTAAAAATACCTTGATTCCGTTAGGCACTCGGTTTCCTAAAAGAGTAAGTATGCCAAGCGAGAATGCAATATCTGCTGCCATAGGAATTCCCCAGCCTTCGCCACCGGCATTTCCTAAGTTCAAAAAAGTAAATAACGAAGCAGGAATTACCATTCCTCCAACAGCGGCAAAAAATGGTAACGAAGCTTTTTTTACATGACTAAGTTCGCCCGAGAGGATTTCGCGTTTAATCTCTAATCCTATCAGAAAAAAGAAAATGGCCATTAAACCATCATTAATCCATTTATATATGGGTTTTGAAAGCTCGAAACCGGGTACAGTAAAAGTGATATAGTTTTTCCAAAATTCGAGAAAATCGTGACTTAACGGGCTGTTAGCAAGCACAAGGGCTGCTATTGTAGCCGCAAATAAAATAATACTACTGGAGGTCTCAAGCTTAATAAACTGACTAATTGGATCTTTAATGAACTTCATTGTTTTGTTTTTGTAGAAAACGGTGAACTAAATAATTTGTTTAAATCCTTTAGTCAAATTTAGAAATAAAAAAATTTGCACGACCTATTGTCAATAATAAAATAATGTTATAATTTAGTGATATCAAAATAATATCAAAATACTAAATAATTAATGTCATGGAAAAACAACATTCAGCTTTATCAGGTTACATGTTCCTGTTCTTGGAGCTTATTTTATTAGTGGTTATCATCTTTGGTTTTATGCGTGGTATGATTGTTCCGGCAATCGTTTTGATTCCGGTATTTATACTTGTTGCAATTGGTTTTACGGTTGTTGACCCGAACCAAAGTTGTGTAATGATCTTATTTGGAGCCTACAAGGGAACCATTAAAACCAACGGTTTTTATTGGGTTAATCCGTTTTATGTACGCAAAAAGATATCGTTGCGGGCACGGAACTTCGATAGTGAACCTATTAAGGTGAACGATAAACTGGGAAATCCGATTATGATTGGATTAGTACTGGTTTGGAAAGTGGAGGAAACATACAAAGCTGCTTTTGGAGTAGATGAGTTTCAACATTTTGTTGTGGTACAAAGTGAGGCGGCTTTGCGTAAACTGGCCGGAATGTATCCTTACGATAACATCGAGGATGAAAATGCAAAAGTAACGCTGCGTGATGGAACGGAAGAAGTAAACGATCAGCTGGAAAAAGAAATTATTGAACGTCTTGAAATTGCAGGTATCCACGTTATTGAAGCCCGTATTAACCATATAGCTTACGCTCAGGAAATTGCACAGGCTATGTTAAAACGCCAGCAGGCAACAGCAATTGTGGCTGCACGCTACAAAATTGTTGAAGGTGCGGTTAGTATGGTAGAAATGGCGCTCGACGAACTTAACCAAAAAAGTATTGTTGAGCTGGATGAAGATAAAAAGGCAACTATGGTAAGCAATTTAATGGTTGTTTTATGCGGCGATAAAGATGCTACACCAGTAGTAAATACCGGATCACTTTATCAGTAAACACCATGAAAAAGCTTCTTTTTAAAGAAGAGCAGGAGTTTGATAAACGATGGCTGGGGCTTTTGATGCTGGTTGCTGTATCGGCTGCTGCCATCCCATTCTTTCGGGGAATTTATTTTCTGACGATGGAAAATTCCCCCGAGGATAATCCGATGACTACAGGAGGATTGATTGCAACCGGTGTAACAGTTTTGGTATTGGTGGTAATTTTTATCCTGATGTTTCGGGCAAAACTAAAAACAAAAGTTACTGCCGATAAACTTTCCGTTTGTTTTCCGCCGCTTGTGCGAAAGTGGAAAGAAATCGAATCTTCGGAAATTGAAAAGTATGAGATACGGCAATATCACCCGAAGAGAGAATACGGAGGCCGCGGCATAAAACGTCGTTTACGAAAAGGTACTGCATGGACCGTCTCGGGGCGTATAGGACTTCAGTTATATCTGAAGAGTGGGAAAAGATTCCTGTTTGGTACACAAAGACAACAAGCCCTGGAGTATGCCATGCAAAAATTGATGGAAAAGGAGGATTAGAATGGCGAAGAAAAAATCGTTTGTATTGCGCGTGAGTCCGGAAATGATGGAGGCCGTTGAAAAATGGGCGGCCGATGATTTCCGGAGTATTAACGGGCAAATTGAATGGATAATACATAAAGCTTTAAAAGATGCAAAACGACTAAAAAAGGGTTCAGAAGATGGGACGGTATGATCATTTAAAAGCGAAAACAGAACAAAAGAAGAGCAAACTAAAAATGATACTGGAAATAATAACCGTAATTGTTATTGCATTAGTTATCAGTGGTTTTATACTTCAGGTAGTAATGCAGTTAAAAAAGTAAGACGAAAGAATCATTAAACAATTTAGAAAATGGGTAAATACGATTACATGAAAAAGGGCGAAAATAAACTCCGGAGAACCAATTTAACATCAACTCAAAAAAGATTTATAATAATACTCGTTATCGCCGTTGTTCTTTTTTCTATTCAGTTAGTAATTTATTTGAAAAGCAAATACTGATAAACTGAAAACAATTAAAAACAAAAAACCATGAAGAAACATTTCAGTTGCCCCAAATGCAGTAGTTGGGAGTACGAAGAAGATGCAATCAGAACAACCGGAGCCGGATTTACACGTTTTTTTGACATCCAGAACCGAAAGTTTATAGCCATTTCGTGTAAACGTTGTGGCTATACCGAATTGTATAAAGCCGGACGCGGAAGTACGGCAGGCAGCATTCTCGATTTTCTTACATCTTCATAAATCACAACTTCATTTAATTAAAATAAAAAACCTGTTCCGCGAAAAGGAGCAGGTTTTTTGTTGCCTTCCACTATTTCACGCACAAATTAAGGTGTAATTTCGTATCGCCTTTAACTTTACTTTAAATCACTTCTTCCTGTTTTTTCAACATAGGTTTTCATCACAAATTCCGTTATTTTTGGTCTGCTTAAAAAATTAGAAATCAATAATTAATAATTACTGAAGCCGGTTTTGCCGGTTAAGGTTTTGTTCCGGACGATTGTTTTCAATTTCCGGCTAAAAAATAAACAGACATGAGTATTAGCGCATTACAAAAAGAAAGGGCTAAATATCAGCCTAAACTACCTAAATCGTTAAAAGGCGACGTTAAACTGGTTGAAGGTGCAAAAACCGAATCGGTTGCCGACCAAAAAGAAATTGCAGAACTGTTTCCGAATACCTACGGAATGCCATTGATTTCTTTCGAAGCTGCCGATGCTGCAACCGAAAGACAAGCTGTAAATGTTGGCGTAATCCTTTCTGGAGGTCAGGCTCCGGGTGGACACAACGTAATTTCAGGAATTTTTGATGGTATTAAAAACATTCATCCAGATAGCAAGTTATACGGATTTTTAGGTGGTCCCGGCGGATTGGTTGATCACAAATACATGGAGCTTACTGCTGATATTATTGATGAGTACCGTAACACAGGTGGTTTCGATATTATCGGTTCGGGCCGTACAAAATTAGAAGAGGAAGCACAATTTGATAAAGGTTTGGAGATTGCCAAAGATCTTAGCCTTAATGCGCTGGTAATTATTGGTGGCGACGACTCGAACACAAATGCTTGTGTTTTGGCCGAATACTACGCAAAAATTGATGCAGGTGTTCAGGTTATTGGTTGCCCTAAAACAATTGACGGTGACTTGAAAAACGAAATGATTGAAACTTCGTTTGGTTTCGACACCGCAACAAAAGTATACTCAGAACTAATTGGTAACATCCAGCGCGATGCCAATTCAGCAAAAAAATACTGGCACTTTATTAAATTGATGGGACGTTCAGCTTCGCACATCGGTTTAGAGTGTGCATTAAAAACACAGCCAAACATTACGTTGATTTCGGAAGAAGTTGCTGATAAAAAGCAAACTTTAGGCGAAGTTGTAGATTATATGGCTGGTATTGTTGCTAACCGTGCCGCCGATGGAAACAACTTTGGTGTTGCACTTATTCCTGAAGGTTTGATCGAGTTCATTCCTGAAATGAAAACATTGATTTCAGAACTAAACGACCTGCTTGCTGAAGGAACTGAAAGCGAAAAGGAATTTAAAATGTTGAAGAAAAGTCACCGTAACGAGTGGGTGGCCGGTCATCTTTCTGAAACTTCTTCAAATGTATTCAGTTCGTTACCATCAGGAATTGCCAGACAGTTAACATTAGACCGCGATCCACACGGAAACGTTCAGGTATCGTTAATCGAAACTGAGAAGCTATTGGGTGAAATGGTAAAAACACGTTTGGATGAGATGAAAGAGGCAGGAGAATATTCCGGTAAATTCGGAACTCAATACCACTTCTTTGGTTACGAAGGACGTTGCGCAGCTCCTTCAAACTTCGATGCAGACTACTGTTATTCATTAGGTTATACCGCTTCTGTTCTTATTTCAGAAGGAAAAACCGGTTACATGGCATCAGTTCGAAACACAACTGCAGCTGCTGATGAGTGGATTGCAGGCGGTGTACCGGTAACCATGATGATGAACATGGAAAAACGTCACGGACACATGAAACCGGTAATTCAAAAAGCACTGGTTGAGTTGGACGGAGCTCCATACAAATTCTTCGTTACAAAACGAGGCGAGTGGGCAACAGGAACTGAGTTTGTTTATCCTGGTCCTATCCAGTACTTCGGACCAACTGAAGTTTGCGACCAAACAACAGAAACATTAAAATTAGAGCAAGCTTAAGGCTTCCTTTAAGGCAAAAATAAATGTAAAGCCTTCCCGTGAATTCGGGGAGGCTTTTTTGTTTTTCAAGCTATTGTCAACAATTTCTAATCATACGGGTTCTTAATAAAAGTTAAAATATTGACGGATTCTTAGCGATAATAAATGCTTGAATAGTGATCTTAATTACTTTCGCTAAGTATTTAAATATGTAAAATTGCCACGAAAACAATTATCTTGAATAGATAAGCATATTTATTTAAGAAAAGAAAACTTAGTGATTTGATTCTCATTATCTTAGATGCTGTTTTAAAGCGATAGATGATAAATGAGACAATTGCTTATTTATTATGGAAAACAAAATTAGATTAACAATACTGTTTCTATTGTTTGTCTTTGTATCAAATGCTGCCAGGGAAGCCACAGAGCTAACGGGTTATGTATTTGACAAGGAAACAAAAGAACCTATCCCATTTGTAAA
It contains:
- the nhaA gene encoding Na+/H+ antiporter NhaA, with product MKFIKDPISQFIKLETSSSIILFAATIAALVLANSPLSHDFLEFWKNYITFTVPGFELSKPIYKWINDGLMAIFFFLIGLEIKREILSGELSHVKKASLPFFAAVGGMVIPASLFTFLNLGNAGGEGWGIPMAADIAFSLGILTLLGNRVPNGIKVFLMAFAIIDDLGAVLVIAFFYSTNLIWANIFIGLGIVALLMVLSRFNAYSKYLFFIAGVIVWVLFLKSGIHATIAGVLMALTIPLRRKTDTRSFYERGKQLLENFLDECKTQGQGQKSVLTSKQMHAIEELEELTENTTSPLQHSEHGLHGWVSYLIMPIFAFANAGVAFKFSGETNLALSSNIAISMVVGNFIGIFSFSWLSIKLNIAELPENVNFKQLAGVSFLGGLGFTMSLFINNLAYTDTVLIDSAKMGILFGSLIAGTLGYIFIRLTVKGKQ
- a CDS encoding SPFH domain-containing protein, whose translation is MEKQHSALSGYMFLFLELILLVVIIFGFMRGMIVPAIVLIPVFILVAIGFTVVDPNQSCVMILFGAYKGTIKTNGFYWVNPFYVRKKISLRARNFDSEPIKVNDKLGNPIMIGLVLVWKVEETYKAAFGVDEFQHFVVVQSEAALRKLAGMYPYDNIEDENAKVTLRDGTEEVNDQLEKEIIERLEIAGIHVIEARINHIAYAQEIAQAMLKRQQATAIVAARYKIVEGAVSMVEMALDELNQKSIVELDEDKKATMVSNLMVVLCGDKDATPVVNTGSLYQ
- a CDS encoding Arc family DNA-binding protein → MAKKKSFVLRVSPEMMEAVEKWAADDFRSINGQIEWIIHKALKDAKRLKKGSEDGTV
- a CDS encoding zinc ribbon domain-containing protein, giving the protein MKKHFSCPKCSSWEYEEDAIRTTGAGFTRFFDIQNRKFIAISCKRCGYTELYKAGRGSTAGSILDFLTSS
- a CDS encoding diphosphate--fructose-6-phosphate 1-phosphotransferase, with protein sequence MSISALQKERAKYQPKLPKSLKGDVKLVEGAKTESVADQKEIAELFPNTYGMPLISFEAADAATERQAVNVGVILSGGQAPGGHNVISGIFDGIKNIHPDSKLYGFLGGPGGLVDHKYMELTADIIDEYRNTGGFDIIGSGRTKLEEEAQFDKGLEIAKDLSLNALVIIGGDDSNTNACVLAEYYAKIDAGVQVIGCPKTIDGDLKNEMIETSFGFDTATKVYSELIGNIQRDANSAKKYWHFIKLMGRSASHIGLECALKTQPNITLISEEVADKKQTLGEVVDYMAGIVANRAADGNNFGVALIPEGLIEFIPEMKTLISELNDLLAEGTESEKEFKMLKKSHRNEWVAGHLSETSSNVFSSLPSGIARQLTLDRDPHGNVQVSLIETEKLLGEMVKTRLDEMKEAGEYSGKFGTQYHFFGYEGRCAAPSNFDADYCYSLGYTASVLISEGKTGYMASVRNTTAAADEWIAGGVPVTMMMNMEKRHGHMKPVIQKALVELDGAPYKFFVTKRGEWATGTEFVYPGPIQYFGPTEVCDQTTETLKLEQA